The stretch of DNA ACGAGCTGCGAGACGGAGCCGTCCGTCTCGTAGCCCCGCGGCTCCACGAGACGAAGACCTTCCCCCGCGTCGACCAGCTCCTGCGGCTCCCCGCAGCGGAGCACCACCCTCGTCACGCGACGCGTCTCGTTGAGGAGCGCGAGCGGACGGAGGGTCGTCTCGCGCGGGACGAAGCGGCGCGCGGCGGCCGCGCTCACGGTGAGCCGCGCGTCGTCGCGGACACGCCGCAGCTCCACCGTCTCGCCGCCGAGCGTCCCCACCTCCACCGTCTCCTCGTGCTCGGCGCCCGACGACGACGCGCGCACCCGCGCCTTCGCGATCGCGGTGAAGGGCTTCCCGCCCGGCTTCACCTCCAGCGCCTCGGTGCGCTCGATCGCGACGAGCAGCTCGCTCGCGCCCTCCGCGTCGGGGCCCACGCGATCGCGATCGACCGGCTCGCGCTCGTGGAAGCCGGTGCCCTTCCGCGCGATCTCGATCGGCTTCGCGTCGCCGCCCTCGAGCCGCAGCTCCTCGATCTCGTCGTGGCGGAACGAGAACGGCCGCCGGTCGACGAGCCAGTCCGGCGTGATCGCGGCGAGCTGCTCGATCGCGCCCTTCGGCGCGCAGGCGAGGACGCGCGTCGGCATCTTCCGCAGCACGACGACGTCGTCGGGGTGGCCGGGGCACGCCTCGCCGACGACGAGCTCGCCCATCGGCTTCGCCGCGTCCTTGGGGTGCATCCGGATCGTCATCCGCGGCGACGCGGTGAGGCGGTCGGCGTCGCTGTCCTTCGGGAACGCCTCCGCGCGCATCTCCGCGAGCGCGCTCCACGCCTTGTCGAGGGCCGTGCGTGACGCGAGCACACCGAGGTCGGGGACGTCGAACGATCGCTCGTCGTGGCGTCGCACCATGAAGCCGCCGCCCGCGTGCACGACCTCGAAGCGCGCGAGCTCGAGCGAGAGGTAAGGCACGACGCTGCGATCGCGGTACGTGTCGGACGGCGCGAGCAGCGTCTCGGCGAGCTCCTTCGACGCGACGAACGGATCGCCGTCGTCGATACGTAGGTACGCCGAGCCGTCCGGTCGCGGTGACACGCCGCCGAGGACGAAGCGGAACGAGAGCGCGCCCATCGTGACCGCGCCGCTCGCGCGCGGCGCCGCGAAGCCGAGCGCCGACTCGTCGCCGCTCCCGAGCTTGCGCACGCGCGTCGCGAATTCGAGCGTCGTCGCGAGGCGCTCGACGGCTTGCTGATCGACGCGCTCGTTCCGCGGCGACGTCATGCGCCACGCGGCGTCGGCCTTCTCGCGGACGAGCACGAGCGCCTCGCCCTCGTGCGCGATCTCGATCCGCGACAGCTCCTCCCGCCGCCACGCCGGGAACACGTTGTTCTCGCGGCTCCGCCGCTCGCCCTCGCTCACGCTCGCGCGATCGCGCCAGAAGTACACCCCGAGCACGATCGCGGCGACGAAGAGGACGATGGTGGTGACGTGCCGCCTCACCTCTTCTTGCTCTTCTTCTTCGGAGTCGGAGTCGGCGTCGGAGCCGGCGCCGGCGCCTCCGCGCCTTCCGTCCGCCGGCGCCAGAGCGCGATGAAGACGCCGAGCACGGCGACGGTCCCCGGCATCAAGAAGAGGACGTAGCGCCGGACCGCCGCGCGATCGTCCTCCGTGATCCGGATCCCCGCCGACACCGAGGCGCGCTCCGGCACGTCGAGGACCTGGGGCTTCGACGCGAGCCAGGAGATCGCGCTCTCCGTGAAGAGCGCGGCGCCGCGGAGCGGGAGCGGCTCGCGGAACGTCGGCGACGTGAGCACGCTCGCGGTCCCCGCCACC from Labilithrix sp. encodes:
- a CDS encoding DUF4340 domain-containing protein, which produces MRRHVTTIVLFVAAIVLGVYFWRDRASVSEGERRSRENNVFPAWRREELSRIEIAHEGEALVLVREKADAAWRMTSPRNERVDQQAVERLATTLEFATRVRKLGSGDESALGFAAPRASGAVTMGALSFRFVLGGVSPRPDGSAYLRIDDGDPFVASKELAETLLAPSDTYRDRSVVPYLSLELARFEVVHAGGGFMVRRHDERSFDVPDLGVLASRTALDKAWSALAEMRAEAFPKDSDADRLTASPRMTIRMHPKDAAKPMGELVVGEACPGHPDDVVVLRKMPTRVLACAPKGAIEQLAAITPDWLVDRRPFSFRHDEIEELRLEGGDAKPIEIARKGTGFHEREPVDRDRVGPDAEGASELLVAIERTEALEVKPGGKPFTAIAKARVRASSSGAEHEETVEVGTLGGETVELRRVRDDARLTVSAAAARRFVPRETTLRPLALLNETRRVTRVVLRCGEPQELVDAGEGLRLVEPRGYETDGSVSQLVDGLVRGKVLAWTADRDDGTFGLGPDACRVVLGFADGNTPVTVSFGKPAEGGVYGNVDGRPEVFVAPSALEELAKRIYVSRAALRVAPEQVASVAVTVKGQPAALAPSAQLREAAGSFYAERAVKLGTNDVGAADVEIVITVADGGAPKRVSCATSDDTSLRCATPDVRAVFEVKASTVARFVVSPRDARDARDAAVDAE